The window TCCAACGCAACCTGCCTGCCGCACCCCTTGCCAGAGGAGTCCAGATACGATAGTTAGACCATTCTTCAAGGTCCCAAACTATTCTTAAATATCTTCCCTTTCGATGATCGACATTATTTCTTGAGCTACGTATACCCGGTTTCTTTTTCTACCAGTAACCTCTTTGAGTATCCCTGCAGAAACAAGTTTCTCAATATTATTTTGTGTAGAACGAGGTGTAATGGACAACCTTTCAGAAGTGACTTTATTAGTTAAAACAGGGTACATAAATAACTGATCAACTAAATCAAGCAACAATGCAGATGCTCTAGCTTCCTGGACTCGAGCCCTGTAACTTCTCCAGAGAGCAAGAAGTTGGTCAGACCTCATGATTGCATCCTTTGATTGGTCAGCTGTTGCTTCAAGAAAGAAGCCGATCCACTGGTTCCAATCTCCTTTACGGCTCACATCAAGAAGATATTGGTAATATTCACGACGGTGTTTCTCAAAGAAAGCGCTCAAATACAACAAAGGCTGGGACAACAAACCTTCTGAATATAATAACAATGTTATCAGTAGGCGCCCTATCCTGCCATTGCCGTCCAGGAAAGGATGGATGGCTTCAAATTGATAATGGATAACCGACAATCTAACCAGAGGGGGAAGAATCGACTGTTCATGAAGATATTTTTC of the Candidatus Krumholzibacteriota bacterium genome contains:
- a CDS encoding Fic family protein, translating into MNRDDFTKEQRKHLVKTQKDYFAYSPPPLEPQISTRMDLVNKLSEADRSLSELAGIGRTLPNPHLLIGPFLRREAVLSSRIEGTQASLSDLLFFEAASLKEKEQPDVREVANYVGALEYGLKRLEEIPVSIRLIKELHERLMRGVRGRNKTPGQFRRSQNWIGPPGCTLVEASYVPPPVAEMKRALDLFEKYLHEQSILPPLVRLSVIHYQFEAIHPFLDGNGRIGRLLITLLLYSEGLLSQPLLYLSAFFEKHRREYYQYLLDVSRKGDWNQWIGFFLEATADQSKDAIMRSDQLLALWRSYRARVQEARASALLLDLVDQLFMYPVLTNKVTSERLSITPRSTQNNIEKLVSAGILKEVTGRKRNRVYVAQEIMSIIEREDI